The proteins below are encoded in one region of Clostridium pasteurianum DSM 525 = ATCC 6013:
- a CDS encoding YaiI/YqxD family protein, with the protein MRIIVDADACPGRNIIEKAAIENYIDVFMYCDINHILKSNYSKIIYVDSGFQSVDMKIVNEAKKEDIVITQDFGVAAMVLGKGAYAISPKGRIYSNDNIERLLFERHLGQKIRRGGGRTLNHKKRNIEDDERLYNSLIKIINSQKGE; encoded by the coding sequence TTGAGAATAATAGTAGATGCAGATGCTTGCCCTGGGAGAAATATAATAGAAAAAGCAGCAATAGAAAATTATATAGATGTTTTTATGTATTGTGATATAAATCATATTTTAAAAAGTAATTATAGTAAAATTATTTATGTAGACAGTGGTTTTCAAAGTGTAGACATGAAAATTGTAAATGAAGCTAAAAAAGAGGATATAGTTATAACTCAGGATTTTGGGGTGGCAGCAATGGTGCTTGGTAAAGGTGCCTATGCTATAAGTCCTAAAGGAAGAATATACAGCAATGATAATATTGAAAGACTTTTATTTGAAAGGCATTTGGGGCAGAAAATAAGGAGAGGAGGAGGGAGGACTTTAAATCATAAGAAAAGAAATATTGAAGATGATGAGAGATTATATAATAGTCTTATAAAGATTATAAATTCCCAAAAAGGTGAATAG
- a CDS encoding FMN-binding protein, whose translation MKRIPKIQIFRVFIQIIFLFLLPGLFALTFSQLGQIYSMIINGKFNFVEIFPNLAGFLTIFILTLILSRFFCGWICAFGAFNDFIYIIVNKVFKTNFKINKNIDNILKYLKYAVLLFIIIFIWTIGSKSFDTFSPWNAFAQISDLPQVILNYPVGLIILILIALGAVFIERFFCRYLCPLGAIFSIISKLSIFKINKPSDKCGKCRACTNNCSMGIELYKLQKVRGGECINCLRCIEKCPRNNTKTTICDENINPALASSIAIVAFTGLYSANNVAGKVVSRNLPVSVSSNTSSSMPKVKYTDGTYSGTGTGFRGGSTEISVTVKSGKIANIETVSNGDTPDYYERAYSTIQSEIISAQSTEVDVVSGATYSSNGIISAVKNALNNATADNSSQSNTASSSDNNSSLDNTASSENSTITNNDKSTNISSTTGTASTDSNTENTTTAESKYRDGTYTGTGTGFRGGTTEISVIVKNGKITDIKTVSDEDTPDYYEGAYNSIQNEIISSQSAQVDVVSGATYSSNGIISAVEDALSKAKS comes from the coding sequence ATGAAAAGAATACCTAAAATACAAATATTCAGAGTCTTTATTCAGATTATATTTTTATTTTTACTCCCAGGTCTCTTTGCTTTAACCTTTAGTCAATTAGGTCAAATATATTCAATGATAATTAATGGCAAATTCAATTTTGTTGAAATTTTCCCTAATCTAGCAGGATTTTTAACAATTTTTATTCTGACCCTAATACTAAGTAGATTTTTCTGTGGTTGGATTTGTGCTTTCGGAGCCTTTAATGATTTCATATATATTATAGTGAATAAAGTATTTAAAACAAATTTCAAGATTAATAAAAATATAGATAATATATTAAAATACTTAAAATATGCAGTTTTACTATTTATAATAATTTTCATATGGACAATTGGCAGCAAGTCCTTCGACACTTTTAGTCCTTGGAATGCCTTTGCACAGATAAGCGATCTTCCTCAAGTTATATTAAATTATCCAGTTGGACTCATTATACTGATATTAATAGCTTTAGGTGCTGTATTTATCGAAAGATTTTTCTGTAGGTATCTCTGTCCTTTAGGTGCCATATTTTCAATAATATCCAAGCTTAGTATATTTAAAATAAACAAGCCTTCCGACAAATGCGGTAAATGCAGAGCATGTACAAATAACTGTTCCATGGGAATAGAACTTTATAAGCTGCAAAAAGTTAGGGGTGGAGAATGCATAAATTGTTTAAGATGCATAGAAAAATGTCCTAGAAATAATACTAAGACTACTATCTGTGATGAAAATATCAATCCAGCATTAGCCAGTTCCATTGCCATAGTTGCTTTTACAGGTCTCTACTCTGCCAACAATGTGGCGGGAAAAGTTGTAAGTAGGAATTTACCAGTATCTGTATCCTCTAACACCAGCAGCTCTATGCCAAAAGTAAAATATACAGATGGAACATATAGTGGCACTGGTACTGGATTTAGAGGAGGCTCAACTGAAATTTCAGTTACAGTAAAAAGTGGAAAAATCGCTAATATTGAAACTGTATCCAATGGGGATACACCAGACTATTACGAAAGAGCATATAGTACAATACAAAGCGAAATAATTTCCGCTCAATCTACTGAAGTAGATGTGGTTTCTGGTGCTACCTACAGCAGTAATGGAATTATTTCTGCTGTAAAAAATGCACTGAACAATGCAACAGCAGACAATTCATCACAAAGTAATACTGCTTCATCATCAGATAATAATTCTTCTTTAGACAATACTGCATCATCTGAAAATAGTACTATAACAAATAATGATAAATCCACCAATATTAGTTCAACAACGGGTACTGCCAGCACAGATTCTAATACTGAAAATACTACAACTGCTGAAAGTAAATATAGAGATGGTACTTATACTGGGACTGGCACTGGTTTTAGAGGAGGTACAACCGAGATTTCAGTTATAGTAAAGAATGGTAAAATTACAGATATTAAAACTGTATCCGATGAAGACACGCCAGACTATTATGAGGGAGCTTACAATTCAATACAAAATGAAATCATTTCATCTCAATCTGCCCAGGTAGATGTGGTTTCTGGGGCTACCTACAGCAGTAATGGAATTATTTCTGCCGTTGAAGATGCATTAAGTAAAGCTAAATCATAG
- the epsC gene encoding serine O-acetyltransferase EpsC gives MFNKLKYDLDKIMENDPAARNRIEVFLLYPCVHAVLWSRIAHFFYKSKMFFLARLISQLARFFTGIEIHPGAKIGKGLFIDHGMGVVIGETAEVGDNVVLYHGVTLGGTGKHKGKRHPTVGNNVLIGSGAKVLGPVKIGDNVKIGANAVVLTDIPDNCTAVGVPARIIPPRIGEKNIIDMKDYMK, from the coding sequence ATGTTTAATAAACTAAAATATGATTTAGACAAAATAATGGAAAACGACCCTGCTGCTAGAAATAGGATTGAAGTATTTTTACTTTATCCTTGTGTACACGCTGTATTATGGAGTAGAATAGCTCATTTCTTTTATAAATCAAAAATGTTTTTTTTAGCAAGATTAATTTCACAATTAGCAAGATTTTTTACAGGAATAGAAATACATCCTGGTGCAAAAATCGGAAAAGGACTTTTTATAGATCATGGAATGGGAGTTGTAATTGGTGAAACCGCAGAAGTTGGAGATAATGTAGTATTATATCACGGAGTTACTCTAGGCGGAACTGGTAAGCATAAAGGTAAGAGACATCCTACAGTTGGAAATAATGTGCTTATAGGCAGTGGAGCTAAGGTGCTTGGGCCTGTAAAGATTGGAGATAATGTTAAAATAGGAGCTAATGCAGTAGTTTTAACGGATATTCCTGATAATTGCACAGCAGTTGGGGTACCTGCAAGGATAATTCCTCCCAGGATTGGAGAAAAAAATATAATTGATATGAAGGATTATATGAAATAG
- the sleB gene encoding spore cortex-lytic enzyme — MNAIKNKKITFTLIAVLLVTYFGTSIIFSPYSNAISAIAYKYGSKGSVVTQIQTKLKNWGYYKGSVDGKFGYQTYLAVKNFQSKNGLTADGVAGDSTLAALGINNPSQSNNAQYSSNSEDLMLLARLINGEARGEPYEGQVAVGAVVLNRVRDSRFPSTVAGVIYEPRAFTATVDGQIDAELEQTSINAARDALNGWDPSGGAVYYFNPAKATSAWIWSRPLIKIIGEHRFCS, encoded by the coding sequence ATGAATGCTATAAAAAATAAAAAAATAACATTTACTTTAATAGCTGTATTATTAGTTACATACTTTGGCACTTCTATTATCTTTTCACCTTATAGCAATGCAATTAGTGCTATTGCATATAAATATGGATCAAAGGGAAGTGTGGTAACTCAAATTCAAACAAAATTAAAAAATTGGGGATATTATAAGGGAAGTGTAGATGGAAAATTCGGATATCAAACCTACTTAGCAGTAAAAAATTTTCAAAGTAAAAATGGATTGACAGCAGATGGGGTTGCAGGAGATAGCACTTTAGCAGCTTTGGGTATAAATAATCCATCACAATCTAATAATGCCCAGTATTCCAGTAATAGTGAAGATTTGATGCTTTTAGCAAGACTTATTAATGGTGAAGCAAGGGGAGAACCTTATGAAGGTCAAGTGGCTGTTGGTGCTGTAGTTCTCAATAGAGTGAGAGATTCAAGATTTCCTTCCACTGTAGCTGGAGTAATATACGAGCCTCGTGCATTTACAGCAACAGTAGATGGTCAAATTGATGCTGAATTAGAGCAAACTTCTATTAATGCTGCCAGAGATGCATTAAATGGCTGGGATCCTTCTGGCGGTGCAGTATACTATTTCAATCCAGCTAAAGCCACTAGTGCGTGGATATGGTCCAGACCACTAATTAAAATCATCGGAGAACATAGATTTTGCAGTTAA
- a CDS encoding YgiQ family radical SAM protein, with translation MKKNNKFLPVCKNDLIERKIDQLDFIIITGDAYVDHPSFGSAIIGRVLESEGFSVGIIAQPDWKNTKDFMKLGKPKYAFFINSGNIDSMVNHYTAAKKKRHDDFYSPGGKSGYRPDRALIVYCNRAREAYKDVPIVIGGIEASLRRFAHYDYWDDKVRRSILIDSNADLLAYGMGEKITIQIANLCKYGMNIKDMADIRGTEYITSDISNLRDYVETPSYEEVSSNKNAYAEAFKLQSMEQDAFRGKTIIQKHGDRYVVQNPPQYPLSEEEMDVVYNLPYTRTYHPSYEDKGGIPALKEVKFSITSHRGCYGGCSFCALTFHQGRTIQHRSQNSIIDEAKAMTDFDDFKGYIHDVGGPTANFRHVSCKDQLERGVCKTKQCLFPNPCKNLKIDHTEYLSLLRKLRSLPKIKKVFIRSGIRYDYLIHDKNTKFFEELCKYHISGQLKVAPEHISDKVLRKMGKPTREVYDSFVKKYHDINNRLGTKQYLVPYLMSSHPGSDLKAAIELALYIKKMNYIPEQVQDFYPTPGSLSTTMYYTGIDPFTNEKVYVPKTQQEKNMQRALLQFAKPENYKIVKEALIKAHREDLIGGGANCLIPASPRVKFNRSSSKSENRTSKSSSIRSKNSFNAKHKHSKKLNKNNSKNHKSRNR, from the coding sequence ATGAAAAAAAACAACAAATTTTTACCTGTATGTAAAAATGATTTAATAGAAAGAAAAATAGATCAGCTTGATTTTATAATAATAACGGGAGATGCTTATGTAGATCATCCTTCTTTTGGCAGTGCAATAATTGGCAGAGTTCTTGAAAGTGAAGGTTTTTCTGTGGGAATAATAGCACAGCCCGATTGGAAGAATACAAAAGATTTTATGAAATTAGGAAAGCCTAAATATGCTTTTTTTATAAACTCTGGAAATATAGATTCTATGGTAAATCACTATACCGCTGCAAAGAAAAAAAGACATGATGACTTTTACTCTCCTGGTGGCAAATCAGGCTATAGACCTGATAGAGCTCTCATAGTATACTGTAATAGAGCTCGTGAAGCCTATAAAGATGTACCCATAGTTATAGGTGGAATTGAAGCAAGCCTTAGAAGATTTGCTCACTATGATTATTGGGACGATAAAGTTAGAAGAAGTATACTTATTGATTCTAATGCTGATTTATTAGCTTATGGTATGGGGGAGAAAATTACAATTCAAATAGCAAATTTGTGTAAATATGGAATGAATATAAAGGACATGGCAGATATAAGGGGTACTGAATATATAACTTCAGATATAAGTAATCTAAGGGACTATGTTGAAACACCTTCCTATGAAGAAGTTTCTTCAAACAAAAATGCTTATGCTGAAGCCTTCAAACTTCAATCTATGGAACAAGATGCCTTTAGAGGTAAGACTATTATTCAAAAACATGGTGACAGATATGTAGTACAAAATCCCCCTCAATATCCTCTGTCAGAAGAAGAGATGGATGTGGTGTATAATCTTCCCTATACAAGAACTTATCATCCATCCTATGAAGATAAAGGCGGTATACCAGCTCTTAAAGAGGTTAAATTTTCAATTACAAGCCATAGAGGCTGTTATGGAGGTTGTTCCTTTTGTGCACTTACCTTTCATCAAGGCAGAACCATTCAGCACAGAAGTCAAAATTCCATTATTGATGAAGCCAAGGCAATGACTGATTTTGATGATTTTAAAGGTTATATTCATGATGTAGGAGGTCCCACAGCTAACTTCAGACATGTATCTTGTAAAGATCAATTGGAAAGAGGAGTATGTAAGACAAAACAGTGTCTTTTCCCAAATCCCTGCAAGAATCTTAAAATAGATCATACTGAATATCTAAGTCTTCTAAGAAAGCTAAGATCACTGCCAAAAATAAAAAAGGTATTTATACGCTCTGGAATAAGATATGACTATCTTATTCACGATAAAAACACAAAATTTTTTGAAGAACTTTGCAAATATCATATAAGTGGTCAATTAAAAGTGGCACCTGAACACATAAGTGATAAAGTACTAAGGAAAATGGGCAAACCCACAAGAGAAGTCTACGATAGCTTTGTAAAAAAATACCATGATATAAATAATCGTCTAGGTACAAAACAATATCTTGTACCATACCTTATGTCAAGTCATCCTGGAAGTGATTTAAAGGCAGCCATAGAATTAGCTTTATATATAAAAAAGATGAACTACATTCCAGAACAGGTACAGGATTTTTACCCTACACCAGGAAGTCTTTCCACCACTATGTACTACACTGGAATAGATCCTTTTACAAATGAAAAAGTATATGTTCCTAAGACCCAACAGGAAAAAAATATGCAAAGAGCACTACTCCAATTTGCTAAACCTGAAAATTATAAAATTGTAAAAGAAGCATTGATAAAAGCTCATAGAGAGGATTTAATAGGCGGCGGCGCTAATTGTCTTATACCAGCTTCTCCAAGAGTAAAATTTAATAGATCATCCTCTAAATCTGAAAACAGGACTTCTAAATCCTCAAGTATTAGATCAAAAAATTCTTTTAATGCTAAACATAAGCACAGTAAAAAATTGAACAAAAATAATTCAAAAAATCATAAGTCCAGAAATAGATGA
- a CDS encoding response regulator transcription factor, with protein sequence MNMINKNKINILVVDDEDSITSFIKMGLEAEGYNVYTASDGIGAMALARKLKPEIIILDIMMPGMDGYEVCDEIKKLMKTSIIMLTAKDEIDARVKGLNSGADDYMIKPFSFKELLARINARLRNIFPELNSLIPIGDFLIDNGAHEISFRDKTLKLSVTEYNLLKYLLINNGLVLSKASIIENVWCNDFNGEENIVEVYIRYLRDKLGDKEHKIIFTVRGVGYRMTI encoded by the coding sequence ATGAATATGATAAATAAAAATAAGATAAATATTCTTGTTGTAGATGATGAGGATAGTATAACTTCATTTATAAAAATGGGGCTTGAAGCTGAAGGATATAATGTATATACAGCTTCTGACGGTATAGGGGCTATGGCTTTAGCGAGAAAATTGAAACCTGAAATAATAATACTGGATATTATGATGCCTGGAATGGATGGCTATGAGGTATGTGATGAAATAAAAAAACTTATGAAAACATCAATTATTATGCTTACTGCTAAGGATGAAATAGATGCTAGAGTGAAAGGATTGAATTCAGGAGCAGATGATTACATGATAAAACCCTTTAGTTTTAAAGAATTATTGGCAAGAATCAATGCAAGGCTTCGGAATATATTCCCAGAGTTAAATAGTTTGATTCCTATAGGAGATTTTTTAATAGATAATGGTGCTCATGAAATTTCTTTTAGGGATAAAACATTAAAACTTTCTGTAACAGAGTATAATTTACTGAAATATCTATTGATTAATAATGGACTAGTACTGAGTAAAGCTTCAATAATTGAAAATGTTTGGTGTAATGATTTTAATGGTGAAGAAAATATAGTAGAGGTATATATAAGATACCTAAGAGATAAGCTTGGAGATAAAGAACACAAAATAATTTTCACCGTGCGGGGTGTAGGATATAGGATGACAATATAG
- a CDS encoding sensor histidine kinase — protein sequence MKKLKNILKINSLKYQLLSRFFLILILLLIIIGILQYITMKEYLYGGKEQVLDARFHNLDEHKLQKIQSTEEVIEESNDLLDETVDSNMSGAIIDINGNIITSMSKGPNNRKSNDIIKSENIDSFSKNPILKLSQDYYTKLFKQRGNLEGYKLFKDENKNLQIVAFRKIGDLHSPSGLIQLNISAKPIQDILYKQFYIYLTISIIVLIIGGMFTLTVFKYTLKPLYNMTNTIEDISVGHLNTRLPINNGQLEINKLSSAFNTMLEKIELSFKEEQYIKEKMRQFISDASHELRTPLTSIHGFVEVLLRGAAKNEQQLDLALNSILIESERLNKLVNDLLLLTRLDRHIRVEMKREDINDIINEMYPQLKILSRGRRIELKLKESILVYANRDQIKQVVYNLVQNAINYTDGHNGAISISTDYDNNFMILKIKDNGIGISKENIHKIFDRFFRSEAHRSRKYGGYGLGLSIVKSIIDDHHGKIAVSSEVGVGTIFSIYLKRIS from the coding sequence ATGAAAAAATTAAAGAATATATTGAAAATTAATAGTCTAAAATATCAATTGTTGTCTCGTTTTTTTTTAATATTAATACTGCTTTTGATTATAATCGGGATACTTCAATATATAACTATGAAGGAATATTTGTATGGAGGTAAAGAGCAGGTTTTAGATGCCAGATTTCATAATCTTGATGAACACAAATTACAGAAAATACAAAGTACGGAGGAAGTAATAGAAGAATCAAATGATCTTTTAGATGAAACCGTTGATTCAAATATGAGTGGAGCAATTATTGATATAAATGGTAATATTATAACAAGTATGAGCAAAGGGCCAAATAATCGAAAGTCTAATGATATCATTAAATCAGAAAATATAGATAGTTTTTCCAAAAATCCTATTTTAAAATTATCACAAGATTACTATACAAAATTATTTAAACAAAGAGGGAATCTAGAAGGTTATAAATTATTTAAAGACGAGAATAAGAATTTACAAATAGTAGCCTTTCGTAAAATTGGAGATTTGCATTCACCTTCAGGGCTTATACAGTTAAATATTTCAGCAAAGCCTATACAGGATATACTTTATAAACAATTTTATATTTATCTAACAATATCTATTATAGTATTAATTATAGGAGGAATGTTTACTTTAACAGTATTTAAATACACTTTAAAACCACTTTACAACATGACTAATACTATAGAGGACATTAGTGTAGGACATTTAAATACTCGTTTACCTATAAATAATGGACAGTTAGAAATAAATAAATTGTCCAGTGCATTTAATACTATGTTGGAGAAGATTGAGTTGTCTTTTAAAGAAGAACAGTATATCAAAGAAAAGATGAGGCAGTTTATTTCTGATGCTTCTCATGAACTGAGGACTCCTCTTACTTCTATTCACGGTTTTGTAGAGGTTCTGCTTAGAGGAGCAGCAAAAAATGAGCAGCAGCTGGATTTAGCATTGAATAGTATTTTAATTGAGAGTGAGAGACTTAATAAACTGGTTAATGATCTATTATTACTGACCAGACTAGATAGGCACATAAGGGTAGAAATGAAAAGAGAAGATATTAATGATATTATAAATGAAATGTATCCTCAGCTGAAGATACTTTCTAGAGGGAGGAGAATAGAGTTAAAATTAAAAGAAAGCATTTTAGTTTATGCCAATAGAGATCAAATTAAACAGGTAGTATATAACTTGGTGCAAAATGCCATAAACTATACAGATGGACACAATGGTGCAATAAGTATAAGTACGGATTATGATAATAATTTTATGATTTTAAAAATTAAAGATAATGGAATTGGTATATCTAAAGAAAATATTCATAAGATATTTGACAGGTTTTTCCGCAGCGAGGCTCATAGATCGCGTAAATATGGAGGATACGGATTAGGTCTTTCAATAGTTAAATCTATAATAGATGATCATCATGGGAAAATTGCGGTAAGTAGTGAGGTTGGAGTGGGAACTATATTTTCTATATATCTAAAAAGAATATCTTAA
- a CDS encoding lysophospholipid acyltransferase family protein, producing the protein MIISPKILKLLELLPTSVLRIFAVKFLSGIMDKYADISISGMENLDGEEGPFLFIGNHLSNSDGIVLWKVMKKWDPTFVAGVKLQKDALTYLGTIAVKNTPIVPNTADKAGISNIIKLIKSGENIVMFPEGTRSRVGAMIKARKGLNLIVKLSKARLVPIGIYGSEKLLPIGKDADMNRETLHKAKVYIKIGKPFEMVKRNAGEDRKEYEERATDEAMRKIAELLPEEYRGVYK; encoded by the coding sequence TTGATTATTTCTCCTAAAATATTGAAACTATTAGAACTTCTTCCTACAAGTGTTCTTAGAATTTTTGCCGTTAAATTTCTATCAGGAATTATGGACAAGTACGCTGATATAAGTATATCAGGGATGGAAAATTTAGATGGAGAAGAAGGTCCTTTTTTATTTATAGGAAATCATCTCAGTAATTCTGATGGAATAGTTTTATGGAAAGTTATGAAGAAATGGGATCCTACTTTTGTAGCGGGAGTAAAATTACAGAAGGATGCTTTAACATATTTAGGTACAATAGCTGTTAAAAATACACCTATAGTACCTAATACCGCAGATAAAGCAGGTATATCTAATATAATAAAATTGATTAAAAGTGGTGAAAATATAGTTATGTTTCCTGAAGGAACAAGAAGTCGAGTGGGAGCTATGATAAAAGCTAGAAAGGGGCTTAATTTGATTGTAAAGCTCAGTAAAGCCAGACTTGTTCCCATAGGAATATATGGTTCTGAAAAACTTTTGCCAATAGGTAAGGATGCAGATATGAATAGAGAAACTCTTCACAAGGCAAAGGTGTATATAAAAATAGGTAAACCGTTTGAAATGGTTAAAAGAAATGCAGGAGAAGATAGAAAAGAATATGAAGAAAGGGCTACTGATGAGGCTATGAGAAAGATTGCAGAACTTTTACCAGAAGAATATAGGGGAGTATACAAGTAA
- the queG gene encoding tRNA epoxyqueuosine(34) reductase QueG has product MDNKTHIINFCKELGISEVGFCRCENFYELERYLNKRKNEGVENEFEEKDINKRINPNYYMEEGKTIISIAFPYSFYLHKDEEMYFSLYTRGKDYHKVVSNYLEKVCEFIIKIGGKAKYFVDSNALPERYIACKSGIGFIGKNNMLINKKYGSYIFLGEIITNLSIEPDEPCKNQCGECERCIKACPTKSINKYFNNPNICLSYITQKKDIEDKWFEKFNGRLFGCDTCQLVCPFNYEVKYSEIDDFKPLEFMNNVNLYELISIDNKIFREKYKITSCGWRGKNIIQRNALINFIMKKNENKMHNLEIVSPYVREYFNRLLNFNKL; this is encoded by the coding sequence ATGGATAATAAAACTCATATAATAAATTTCTGCAAAGAATTAGGTATTTCAGAAGTGGGTTTTTGTAGATGTGAGAATTTTTATGAACTAGAAAGATATCTTAATAAAAGAAAAAATGAAGGAGTGGAAAATGAATTTGAAGAAAAAGATATAAATAAGAGAATAAATCCCAATTACTATATGGAAGAAGGGAAAACTATTATATCTATAGCTTTTCCCTATAGCTTTTATTTACACAAAGATGAGGAAATGTATTTTTCTTTATATACAAGAGGAAAAGATTATCATAAAGTTGTGTCCAATTATCTTGAAAAGGTATGTGAATTTATAATAAAAATAGGAGGAAAAGCAAAATATTTTGTGGATAGTAATGCTCTTCCAGAAAGATATATTGCCTGTAAAAGCGGAATAGGATTTATAGGTAAAAATAACATGCTCATCAATAAAAAATATGGATCTTATATATTCTTAGGAGAAATTATAACAAATTTGTCTATAGAGCCAGATGAACCCTGTAAAAATCAATGTGGCGAATGTGAAAGATGTATAAAAGCATGCCCTACGAAATCTATAAATAAATATTTTAATAATCCTAATATATGTTTATCTTATATAACACAAAAAAAAGACATAGAGGATAAGTGGTTTGAAAAGTTTAATGGAAGACTATTTGGCTGTGATACCTGTCAATTGGTATGCCCTTTTAATTATGAAGTAAAATACTCAGAAATAGATGATTTTAAACCTTTGGAATTTATGAATAATGTAAATCTATATGAACTTATAAGTATAGATAATAAAATTTTTAGAGAAAAATATAAAATAACTTCCTGTGGCTGGAGAGGTAAAAATATAATTCAAAGAAATGCACTTATAAATTTTATTATGAAGAAGAATGAAAATAAAATGCATAATTTGGAAATAGTTTCGCCTTATGTAAGAGAATACTTTAATAGACTTTTAAATTTTAATAAATTATAA
- the nth gene encoding endonuclease III, producing the protein MNKKDIDNTLKILSKVYNEAKCALNFNSAYELLIATILSAQCTDVRVNIVTEKLFSKYNTPEKMVELTDTELQEIIKPCGFYKNKSKNILATSRELLFNYNSQVPKTMEELTKLPGVGRKTANVVMSNAFNIPAIAVDTHVFRVSKRIGFASGDNPLEVEQELRKVIPKNMWSNAHHYLIWHGRKICKARKPQCEICPISEYCNYYKENFKL; encoded by the coding sequence TTGAATAAAAAAGATATTGATAATACTCTTAAAATTTTAAGTAAAGTTTATAATGAAGCAAAATGTGCACTAAATTTTAATAGTGCTTATGAACTGCTAATTGCTACAATTTTATCAGCTCAATGTACAGATGTAAGAGTTAATATAGTAACTGAAAAATTATTTAGTAAATATAATACTCCAGAAAAAATGGTGGAATTAACAGATACAGAACTTCAAGAAATAATTAAACCCTGTGGATTCTATAAAAATAAAAGTAAGAATATTTTAGCTACATCAAGGGAATTATTATTTAATTATAATAGTCAGGTTCCAAAGACTATGGAAGAGCTTACTAAATTACCCGGGGTTGGAAGAAAAACTGCCAATGTAGTAATGTCAAATGCCTTTAATATACCTGCTATAGCAGTAGATACTCATGTCTTCAGGGTATCTAAAAGAATAGGATTTGCATCAGGAGATAATCCTCTTGAAGTAGAACAAGAACTTAGAAAGGTTATTCCTAAAAATATGTGGAGTAATGCTCATCATTATTTAATATGGCATGGAAGAAAAATATGTAAAGCTAGAAAGCCACAATGTGAAATTTGTCCTATAAGTGAATATTGCAATTATTATAAGGAAAACTTTAAGTTGTAA
- a CDS encoding STAS-like domain-containing protein yields the protein MEKVLNVKNIIGGQFTCEDAILLKSKISNNNDAVVLDFTGIDEVPTTFFYNLFSDLLYTEDRNKSFQHIKVKNLSDIYNYNRVVQGTAIM from the coding sequence ATGGAAAAAGTTTTGAATGTAAAAAATATTATTGGTGGTCAATTTACCTGTGAGGACGCTATTTTATTAAAGAGTAAAATTTCTAATAACAATGATGCTGTAGTGCTTGATTTTACTGGTATTGATGAGGTGCCTACAACTTTTTTCTACAATCTATTTTCTGATTTATTATACACTGAAGATAGGAATAAATCCTTTCAACACATTAAAGTTAAAAATTTATCAGATATATACAATTACAATAGAGTTGTTCAAGGAACAGCTATTATGTAA